The Hymenobacter volaticus sequence GCCGGCGAAAACACGCCGGCGTAGCTCGGAAACAAGCTGTACGAACCGGCCTGGCCGCCAATCAGCTGGGTGGTGATAGCCGATACATCTGCCCACCGGCCTTCATACAGTAGTACGCGGGCTTTCAGGGCGAGGGCAGCGCCTTTCGTGAAGCGGCCTTTGTCTTCCGTTGCGTAAGCGGTGTTTAGGGGTAAAGCAGCCGCGGCTGCGTCTAGCTCGCTCAGCACAAAAGTTAGCACCTCGGTGCGTGGAGCACGGGGTACGGCGTTGGCTTCCGTCACGCTTACCTCGGTCGTGATGAGGGGCACGTCGCCGTACCAGGTCATCAGTTGAAAATAATGGAATGCGCGGATGGCTTGGGCCTCGGCGATGTAGCGGGCCTTCAGGTTGGCATCCAGGCTCACAATCTTGTTGATGTTGTTCAACAGCCGGTTGCAGGCGCGGATACCGCCGTAATGATAGCCCCACTCGTTGGTGATACGCGCTTGGTTGGTGCCATAGGCGCCCTCGGCAATGTTGCGCGCGTTGGAGCCGTCCACGTCGCTTTTATTGAAGGCGTTGTCGGAAAGCGTTTCGTTGAAGAAGAAGTACTCGCTGGAGTAGAGACCCGAGTAGCAGGAATTCAGCACGTTCGACGCGTCGGTGGGCTGAGTCCAAAATGTGTCGTCGGTGGGGCGGTCAGTGGGCGGGAGGTCAAGCTCTTGGCAGCTGGAAAGGCCCATGCCCAGTCCGAGTCCCACTAGCATTGTATAGCGGAGGGTGCGATTCATGGAAGTGCAGATAGGGAATTAGAAAGAAACATTAAGACCGAGGGTCACCAGGCGCACGCTCGGATACACGCGGCCACTGCTGCCCGTGCCACCACCTAGGCCCACGCTCTCGCTGAACTCCGAGATTTCAGGATCAAACCCAATTTTGCGCAAGTGGCTGATGGTCAGCAAATCTTGTCCCGACACGAAGATGCGTAGCTGCTCAATACCGGCTTTGCTGGTAAGCGTGGTCGGTAGGGTATAGCCGAGCTGCACGTTTTTGAGGCGGGCGTACGCGCCATTGCGCAGCCAGTAATCTGACCCTTGGTTGTTGTTGGTAGAAGCCGTACCGATGGTCAGGCGGGGGTACGAGGCATCGGTGTTGGTCGGCGTCCAGCGGTCGAGGTGTTGGGCGTACACGTTTTCCCAGTTGTTGTGAAAGGCTTCCACCCCTTCTCCGCGGATGTACAAATTGCGCTTGCCTACACCCTGCACGAACACCACCAAATCAAACCCTTTGTAATCGGCCGTGTAGGTAGCCCCGAAGGTGTAGCGCGGGAACGGATTGCCGAGCACGTAGCGGTCGTCTTGGTTGATGACACCGTCGCCGTTGCGGTCCACGTAGCGGATATCGCCGGGGCGTAGCGCGCCAGGCGACACGAAGGCGGGCTTAGGACCCGCATTGGTTTCCTCTAGCGTTTGATAGATGCCATCCGTGCGGTAGCCGTAGTACGAGTTGATGGGGTAGCCCTCGCGGATGATGTTGGTCGCGTCACCGCCCCGGATGGTTTCCACGCCCTTGGTATCGGTCACCAAGTTGCGGGTGTCGGCGGCGTTGAGGGTCAGACTCTGGTTGAAACCGCGCTCGGTGCGCAGGCGGTAGGTGGCCGAAACTTCCCACCCTTGGTTGCGGACGCTAGCCGCGTTCTGGGTCGGAGCGCCCGCCCCGAAGGCGCCGGCTACCGGCAAGTCAATCAGGATGTCGCTGGTGCGCTTGTCGAAGTAATCGAAGCTAATCGACAGGGCATTCTTGAAGAAGGCGGCATCCACACCGATATTGCCCATTGTGGCCGTTTCCCACGTGATGTCGCGGTTGGCCGTGCTGAAGTTGGCACCTGGCACGGCCTGCTCGCCAAACGTGTAAGTGCCCGGCGAGGTGCTGATCGTGCTCAAGTAGCGGTACAAGCCAATGTTCTGGTTGCCGAGTTGCCCAATCGAGCCCCGCACTTTCAAATCACTGAAGCTTGGCTGCAAGAAACTCAAGAAGTTCTCCTCCAGCGGCCGCCAGCCCGCCGACACCGACGGGAAGAAGCCCCAACGCTTGTTGCTCGCAAACCGCGACGAGCCATCGTACCGGAAGCTACCTTCGAGGAGATACTTGCCAGCAAAAGCATAGTTCAGACGGCCGAATACCGAGTTCAGCGCCCACTGCTCGTTGTTGCCGTAGGTGCCGTTGGCGTGGTTGCCGCCGCTAGGGTCGGTGATGTTGCCGTAGGTGGTACCGTTGCTGATGACGCCGAAGTTGTTGCCCGGCACGTTGATAACGCGAATACCCGCGCGGTCGTCGTTGTAGTGCTCACTCGAATAGCCAACCAAGGCCTTTACTTCGTGCTTCTGCCCTAGGGCGCGCTCGTAGTTGATGGTCGCCTGGTAGTTGGTGAGCAGGGTGCGCTGGGTGCGGTCCGTAACCGAGTTGTTGCCGTCGCCGCCCGAAGTAGGCGAGCCGTCGAGCGTCACGTATTGCAAGCTGCGCGTAAACTCGTTCATGCGGTAGTTCCACAGGTCGCCGCCCACGAGGCCACGCAGCTTCAAGCCCTTAATCACTTCGTACTCCGCGTTGAGGTTGCCGTAGCCGTTGTCGTTGGAGTTGGTGCGCAAGCCCCCATTCCGCAATCGGTTCACCGGGTTGTCGCTCGACGTAGCCGGCGTCACGTAGTTGCCCAGCGAGTCCTGGAGCGGATAAATGACGGGAATGCGCACCGCGTCGCTGATAATCCATTCGGTAGCGAAGGCGTGCTCCCGGGTGCTCACGCGGGCGTAGGAGAGAATAGCGCCCACCGACAGCTTCTCGGTGACTTGGGTGTTCAGATTCAAGCGAGCGTTGAGGCGCTTGAACCCGTAGTTGTCGCCTACCAGCAGGCTGTTTTGGTCCACGTAACCCAGCGACACCAGGTAACGGGTTTTGCCCGAGCCACCGCTGAGGCTAAGGTTGTGGTTTTGCTGCAGGGCTTGCTTTTTCAGCACCGCATCGAGGTACCATTGGTAGTCGCCCTGGGCCGCGAAGTCGCGCATCTGCTGGGGGCTGAACTGCGGACTCTGCCCCGAGTTGACCAGCGCCTCATTTTTGAGTTGCATAAATTCAAGACCCGTGACGGGGCGACGCAAAAAGTTGGGGGACTGCCACCCCACCAGCGTGTTGTAACTTAACACGGGCTGCTGGTTGAGTGCCCCTTTTTTCGTGGTAACAAGCAAAACTCCGTTGGCTCCCCGCGAACCGTAGATGGCTGCCGACGCAGCATCTTTCAGCACCGTAATGCTTTCAATGTCGTTGGGATTAAGCGAGTTAAGCGAGCCAGCAATGCCGTCTACTACTACCAGCGGTGAAGCATTGCCGAGGGTACCCACGCCCCGGATGTTGATGTTGAGGCCTGCTCCCGGCTCGGCGCTGCTTTGCTGAATTGTGAGGTTGGGAGCGGTGCCTTGGAGTGCTTGCGCCACGTTGGTTACGGGCCGATTTTCCAGCGCGGGCGCCGCTACTGTGCTGATAGCTCCGGTTACTTCGGCCTTTTGCTGAGTGCCGTAGCCGATTACCACGACTTCGTTCAGGGCTTTAGCGTCTTCCGCCAAAGTTACCCTGAGGCTGCTGGTTGCACCTTGAACCGCAACTTCTTGGCGGGCAAAGCCAACGAAGCTGAAAACGAGGGTGCTGTTTTCTGGGGCGAGCAAGGAAAAGCTGCCATCGGGGCCGGTGCTAGTGCCCTGGGTGGTGCCTTTCACGACCACCGTCACGCCGGGCAGTCCCGCTCCCTGGCCATCAACTACTTTGCCCGCAACCGTGACGTCTTGCTGTTCGGAATCGTTTGCACCTTTATTGATGCGTTCAACCGCGACAGGAGTGATGACGTAATCGTTTGCATGTAGTTTTCTATAGCCCAAGCCCACTTGGGGCAGCACACTCGCCAGGCGGGCGTCAAGCGTAGTTACCTCGCTCGGGGCAACCACGCGCTTGTCGCCGACAAGTTCGGTGTCGTAGGCAATAATGCTCTTGTACTGCTTTTCCCACTGCTTAAGCAGGTGTTTGAGGGAAACGGCCTCAGCGGCCGCCGGCCGCGCGTGTGGCCGCTGCGTCGAGGCTAGTAGCTGGGCTGAGGCGGCCGGGCTAAATGCATTTAGCAACAACAAACTTGTTGTGGAAAGCAATAAGCGAGAACCGGATCTGCCAGGGAAATTAGTAGGAGGTAGGTTCATGGATTGTGGTGGGATGAAGGGTGATTAGACAAGATAACTTGGTTTTGCCGACGAACGATTTGCAGATTGAAGGTTGCCGCTAGGTTTTCGCAGAGCAGATCCAAGTTATTGCTCGGGAAAGTGCCCGTGAACTTGCGTTGCTTTAAAGCCGGACTAGCTACCACCACCTCCACCCCGTAGGTGTCTTGCAGGCGAGTGGCAATGTCGGCAATGGTAGTGGCCTCAAAGACTAGTTTGCCGTCGGCCCAGGCGGCGTAGGGTGCGGCCTGAACAGCTTGGTGCACCACTTTGCTAGGATTCTGATCGGAAGTTTCCAGCAATTCTCCGGGCTTGAGGATCACCTTGGCTTTGGTGGTGTCGGCGAAAGCTACCTGTACCTTACCCGAGAGCAGTACCACGCGGGCCTGCTCGTGCCGCCGATACACGGTAAACTTGGTGCCAAGCACTTCCACATTGAGGCCCGCTGTGGTATGCACTACAAACGGCTGGTGGTTGGGCATGTGCTTCACCGAAAAGTAGGCTTCCCCGTCCAGCCACACCTCGCGGGGGCGTTCGGAATTGGGTGTGGCGGCGTAGCGCACCGTAGAATGCGCGTTCAAGGTTACCTCCGACCCGTCGGGCAGTTGCACCACGCGGGTTTGGCCGTAAGGCGTAGCGTAGCTAGCAACCGTGGGCTCGGCAACTTGGCCGCGCTCATGCACCAGCCAGCTGGTGCCCGCTACTGCGCCTACCACGGCAGCGGCGGCCGCCCAGCGGCGCCACATTACGGGACGAGCTGCGCTAGCCGTAGGGATGCTGTCTAGTTGCATACGCGCATAGATGTTTTCCCGCATGCTGGCGTAGTCGTACGGGTCGTTGCCATCGGCGGGGCGCACCGGCTCGGACTCCAGGGCCTGCTGGCTCATCCAATACTGGGCGAGCAGCTCGTTGGCCGGGTCTGCGAGCCATGCGCGAACAGTCCGCGCTTCCTCCAGCGTGGTTTCGCCCCGTACATAGCGCAGGCAGGTTTCATAGTTGATTTCTGTGTGCATAGGCAAGTTTGCTACGTCTCTCTGAGTGGTAAAAGCCACGAAGCACCCGCTCCCCCAACGCCCCCTGAAAATATTTTTTTCGTCGTTTGCTAACGCGGTTGCTTGCCTTATCGGTAGCGCCAAAACAGCAGTAATCAAGGCAGCAAGAGCAGCTAGCAGCAGTTCAAAGGGAACTTCTTGGCGCGGCCTTACACTTGAGCCTGGAATAAGTTTTTTATTCTTGCAGCGACTTGCTAGAGTTTTTTATATTTAAGTACTCAGGCACACGCGCAAGCTTTTACCCCTGCCTACTTTCCCTTGAAAGTCGTACGAGAATTTTCAGATCCATCCTGCTTAGAACGCCTCCAGAAAAATGACACGGCGGCTTTCGACTTGCTGTTCGATCAGCACGCGCCTGGCTTGTGCCGATTCGTGCACGGCTACTTGAAGAGCCACGCCGACGCCGAAGAGGTGGTGCAGGATTGCTTTCTGAAGCTTTGGGAGCGGCGCCATGAATTCGATAAGGGTATAGTTTTCAAGACCTATCTCTACACTTCCGCTTACCGCGCTATCTTAAAGCAACTGCGGCGCCAGCGGTATTGGGTGTTCGAGGATTGCGATGGAGAAGTGCTCATCGAAGAAGGCAATCCGGGCAAAATAATGGAGTACCAGGAGCTAGAGCAGCTGTACCAGCTAGCGGTAGCGCAGCTGCCTTCGCGTCGGCGTCAGATATTTGCCTTGAGCCGGCAGAGTGGTCTTTCGCACGCAATGATTGCCAACGAGTTGAATATTTCAGTGAAGTGCGTGGAAAACCAGATGACGCATGCCCTGAAGTTTATGAAGCTGTACTTTCAAGCGCACGGCGTATCGTTGGGGCTTGTTTTTTTACTGCTCTCGTAGCGCCTGCTCACTTATCAAATCCTACCGGAAAAGGTTGTTCTCGAGAAGCTACATCACTATAAATGGTAAACGAAACGCTCCAATACCGCATGGTTAGTGCGGTATTGGAGCGTTCTTGTAAACAGCAGAATTTGCTCTAGAGCGTACGGATCTTGATGTTTTTGTACCACACTTTGTCGCCGTGGTCTTGCAAGGCGATGTGGCCTTTCTTGGTGCGGCCGTAGCCGGGCATAGAATTGAACTTGCTGTCTTTTACCATAGCTTCCCACTCAGGGCTTAGCAACTGGTATTCCACCACTTTTTTACCATTGAGCCAGTGTTCTACGTGGCCCTTGTTAACAACTAGTTTAACAGTGTTCCACTGCCCGGCGGGTTTAACGGCGGGCGTTGACAACGGAATCAAATCGTACAAAGAACCGGCTTGGCGGTTGTTGTTTTTGCCCATTTTAGCGT is a genomic window containing:
- a CDS encoding FecR family protein, which translates into the protein MHTEINYETCLRYVRGETTLEEARTVRAWLADPANELLAQYWMSQQALESEPVRPADGNDPYDYASMRENIYARMQLDSIPTASAARPVMWRRWAAAAAVVGAVAGTSWLVHERGQVAEPTVASYATPYGQTRVVQLPDGSEVTLNAHSTVRYAATPNSERPREVWLDGEAYFSVKHMPNHQPFVVHTTAGLNVEVLGTKFTVYRRHEQARVVLLSGKVQVAFADTTKAKVILKPGELLETSDQNPSKVVHQAVQAAPYAAWADGKLVFEATTIADIATRLQDTYGVEVVVASPALKQRKFTGTFPSNNLDLLCENLAATFNLQIVRRQNQVILSNHPSSHHNP
- a CDS encoding RNA polymerase sigma-70 factor, whose product is MKVVREFSDPSCLERLQKNDTAAFDLLFDQHAPGLCRFVHGYLKSHADAEEVVQDCFLKLWERRHEFDKGIVFKTYLYTSAYRAILKQLRRQRYWVFEDCDGEVLIEEGNPGKIMEYQELEQLYQLAVAQLPSRRRQIFALSRQSGLSHAMIANELNISVKCVENQMTHALKFMKLYFQAHGVSLGLVFLLLS
- a CDS encoding SusC/RagA family TonB-linked outer membrane protein, which translates into the protein MNLPPTNFPGRSGSRLLLSTTSLLLLNAFSPAASAQLLASTQRPHARPAAAEAVSLKHLLKQWEKQYKSIIAYDTELVGDKRVVAPSEVTTLDARLASVLPQVGLGYRKLHANDYVITPVAVERINKGANDSEQQDVTVAGKVVDGQGAGLPGVTVVVKGTTQGTSTGPDGSFSLLAPENSTLVFSFVGFARQEVAVQGATSSLRVTLAEDAKALNEVVVIGYGTQQKAEVTGAISTVAAPALENRPVTNVAQALQGTAPNLTIQQSSAEPGAGLNINIRGVGTLGNASPLVVVDGIAGSLNSLNPNDIESITVLKDAASAAIYGSRGANGVLLVTTKKGALNQQPVLSYNTLVGWQSPNFLRRPVTGLEFMQLKNEALVNSGQSPQFSPQQMRDFAAQGDYQWYLDAVLKKQALQQNHNLSLSGGSGKTRYLVSLGYVDQNSLLVGDNYGFKRLNARLNLNTQVTEKLSVGAILSYARVSTREHAFATEWIISDAVRIPVIYPLQDSLGNYVTPATSSDNPVNRLRNGGLRTNSNDNGYGNLNAEYEVIKGLKLRGLVGGDLWNYRMNEFTRSLQYVTLDGSPTSGGDGNNSVTDRTQRTLLTNYQATINYERALGQKHEVKALVGYSSEHYNDDRAGIRVINVPGNNFGVISNGTTYGNITDPSGGNHANGTYGNNEQWALNSVFGRLNYAFAGKYLLEGSFRYDGSSRFASNKRWGFFPSVSAGWRPLEENFLSFLQPSFSDLKVRGSIGQLGNQNIGLYRYLSTISTSPGTYTFGEQAVPGANFSTANRDITWETATMGNIGVDAAFFKNALSISFDYFDKRTSDILIDLPVAGAFGAGAPTQNAASVRNQGWEVSATYRLRTERGFNQSLTLNAADTRNLVTDTKGVETIRGGDATNIIREGYPINSYYGYRTDGIYQTLEETNAGPKPAFVSPGALRPGDIRYVDRNGDGVINQDDRYVLGNPFPRYTFGATYTADYKGFDLVVFVQGVGKRNLYIRGEGVEAFHNNWENVYAQHLDRWTPTNTDASYPRLTIGTASTNNNQGSDYWLRNGAYARLKNVQLGYTLPTTLTSKAGIEQLRIFVSGQDLLTISHLRKIGFDPEISEFSESVGLGGGTGSSGRVYPSVRLVTLGLNVSF